In Chloroflexota bacterium, one DNA window encodes the following:
- the rplT gene encoding 50S ribosomal protein L20 produces MPRVKRGVTARARHKKILKLTKGHRGTKHELYRRAHESFMKAASYSTRHRRERKRDMRRLWIARINAAARKHGITYSKLIAGLAKAGVAIDRKLMADLAVRDPGAFEKIVAAAKA; encoded by the coding sequence ATGCCTAGAGTCAAACGCGGCGTTACCGCACGGGCACGCCACAAGAAGATCCTCAAGCTTACCAAGGGCCACCGCGGCACCAAGCACGAGCTCTATCGCCGCGCCCATGAGTCCTTCATGAAGGCGGCCAGCTACTCCACGCGCCACCGCCGCGAGCGCAAGCGCGATATGCGCCGCCTCTGGATCGCGCGCATCAACGCCGCCGCCCGTAAGCACGGCATCACCTACAGCAAGCTCATCGCCGGGCTGGCCAAGGCGGGTGTCGCCATTGACCGCAAGCTCATGGCCGATCTCGCCGTCCGCGACCCGGGCGCCTTCGAAAAGATCGTCGCCGCCGCCAAGGCCTAG
- the rpmI gene encoding 50S ribosomal protein L35 produces the protein MPKLKTHKGAKSRFFITAKGKIMRTKGGKTHFRRNRSKTARRLYDNKLEVNKVNVEQIKRLLPGV, from the coding sequence GTGCCAAAGCTTAAGACCCATAAAGGGGCCAAGTCCCGCTTCTTCATCACCGCCAAGGGCAAGATTATGCGCACCAAGGGCGGCAAGACCCACTTCCGCCGCAACCGCAGCAAGACCGCCCGGCGTCTCTATGACAACAAGCTGGAAGTGAACAAGGTCAACGTGGAGCAGATCAAGCGCCTCCTTCCCGGCGTCTAG
- a CDS encoding translation initiation factor IF-3, translating into MIREYRINHQIRAREVRVIGADGEQLGVISLSDAIKAALDQEMDLVEVSSSSVPPVCRILNFGKFRYEQSKKEKEARKGQKTSEVREVRMRPRIDDHDIAFKSKMVQRFLDEGHKVKMTVLFRGREITHPEQAITLMRRVAEEFAQQAKLEKPPAMEGRAMTMMLAPISGAAKKSGSGKAEEETSAKA; encoded by the coding sequence ATAATTCGCGAATACCGCATCAACCATCAGATACGCGCTCGGGAAGTTCGCGTCATCGGCGCCGATGGCGAACAGCTGGGCGTGATAAGCCTGTCCGATGCCATCAAGGCCGCGCTCGATCAGGAGATGGACCTGGTGGAAGTCTCCTCAAGCTCGGTGCCTCCCGTCTGCCGCATCCTGAACTTCGGCAAGTTCCGCTATGAGCAGAGTAAGAAGGAGAAGGAGGCGCGGAAGGGCCAGAAGACCAGCGAAGTGCGCGAAGTCCGCATGCGCCCGCGCATTGACGACCACGACATCGCCTTCAAGTCCAAGATGGTTCAGCGCTTCCTGGACGAAGGCCATAAGGTGAAGATGACGGTCCTCTTCCGCGGACGGGAAATCACCCACCCGGAGCAGGCCATCACCCTGATGCGGCGCGTCGCCGAAGAGTTCGCCCAGCAGGCCAAGCTGGAGAAGCCGCCCGCCATGGAAGGGCGCGCCATGACCATGATGCTGGCGCCCATCAGCGGCGCCGCCAAGAAATCGGGTTCAGGAAAGGCTGAGGAGGAAACCAGTGCCAAAGCTTAA
- a CDS encoding type II toxin-antitoxin system HicB family antitoxin → MSDYHINIFYSQKDSGYIADIPDLASCSAFGKTPESALAEVERAKRAWLAAARKAGKPIPKPRYRPAIYQAAR, encoded by the coding sequence ATGAGCGATTATCACATCAACATCTTTTACAGTCAGAAAGACAGCGGGTACATCGCAGATATACCTGATTTGGCCTCCTGTTCGGCATTCGGCAAAACGCCCGAGTCGGCCCTGGCCGAAGTCGAGCGGGCGAAGCGGGCCTGGCTTGCGGCGGCCCGGAAAGCCGGGAAGCCCATCCCAAAGCCTCGATACCGCCCTGCCATCTACCAAGCCGCGCGCTGA
- a CDS encoding type II toxin-antitoxin system HicA family toxin — protein sequence MRNVAFADVMDLVEGLGFYQARVSGSHHIFAHRYIPELILTIRPRPSQTQSDSAVHTDR from the coding sequence TTGCGTAATGTCGCCTTTGCCGACGTGATGGACCTGGTTGAGGGCTTGGGGTTCTATCAAGCAAGAGTATCGGGAAGCCACCATATCTTTGCGCACCGTTATATCCCGGAACTGATACTTACAATCAGACCAAGGCCAAGCCAAACTCAATCAGATTCGGCAGTTCATACGGATCGTTGA